One window of Phalacrocorax carbo chromosome 1, bPhaCar2.1, whole genome shotgun sequence genomic DNA carries:
- the PAAF1 gene encoding proteasomal ATPase-associated factor 1, translating to MAATLRIQSDWSQALRRDEGEAWLSCRSPGKPTLYGSLTRRGLSTEGVPDISASEGFVVGEVTKKSILISCPHENVSTKFLAPYTTFCRIHQKSITCLDISSGGGLGVSTSTDGTMKIWQAANGEIRRLLEGHVYDVNCCRFFPSGLVVLSGGMDAQLKIWSAEDASCVVTFKGHKGGILDTAIVDRGRNVLSCSRDGTARLWDCGKSACLGVITDCGSPVNGIAVGTADNSLNLGMPEKAPSEREIGTEGKILLLAREDKKLQGVGLQSRQPVFLFIGSDAFNCCTFLSSTYILAGTQDGNIYQLDVRNTNAPIQIIHRSGAPVLSLLPYRDGFIASQGDGTCFVVQQDLDYVLDLTEADCDPVYKVASWEKQIYTCCRDGIVRRYQLSDL from the exons AGGGTGAGGCCTGGCTGAGCTGCCGGAGCCCTG GGAAGCCCACCCTGTATGGCAGCCTGACCCGCCGTGGGCTCAGCACCGAAGGCGTCCCTGACATCTCTGCTTCTGAGGGCTTCGTGGTTGGGGAAGTCACCaag aaaagcattcTCATTTCCTGTCCTCATGAAAATGTGTCCACAAAGTTCCTGGCCCCATACACGACTTTTTGTAGAATTCATCAGAAAAGT ATTACCTGTCTTGATATTTCCAGCGGTGGAGGCCTTGGTGTGTCTACCAGCACAGACGGGACCATGAAAATCTGGCAGGCTGCAAATGGAGAAATAAGA agACTATTGGAAGGCCATGTGTATGATGTGAATTGTTGCAGGTTTTTCCCATCGGGCCTCGTGGTTCTGAGTGGGGGAATGGATGCCCAACTAAAGATCTGGTCAGCAGAAGATGCCAGCTGCGTAGTAACATTTAAAGGTCACAAAGGAG GTATTTTGGACACAGCTATTGTGGATCGGGGAAGAAATGTCCTTTCCTGCTCTAGAGACGGCACCGCCCGCCTCTGGGACTGTGGAAAATCCGCCTGTCTGGGTGTCATCACCGACTGTGGCTCTCCTGTCAACGGCATTGCCGTGGGCACTGCTGACAACTCGCTGAACCTGGGCATGCCAGAAAAAGCTCCTA GTGAACGTGAGATTGGGACAGAAGGGAAAATCCTGCTTCTGGCTCGAGAAGACAAGAAGCTTCAAGGAGTGGgactgcagagcaggcagccg GTGTTCCTCTTCATTGGATCTGATGCATTCAACTGCTGCACATTCCTCTCAAGTACCTATATCCTAGCAGGGACTCAGGATGGGAACATTTATCAGCTGGATGTGAGAAACACAAA CGCTCCAATCCAGATCATCCACAGATCAGGAGCACCGGTGCTTTCCCTGCTGCCATACCGAGATGGCTTTATTGCCAGCCAAG GTGATGGAACCTGCTTTGTCGTTCAGCAAGACCTCGATTATGTCCTTGACCTCACAGAAGCTGACTGTGACCCTGTGTACAAG GTAGCTTCTTGGGAGAAGCAAATTTACACGTGCTGCAGAGACGGGATAGTGAGGAGATACCAACTTTCTGACCTTTAA
- the DNAJB13 gene encoding dnaJ homolog subfamily B member 13, producing the protein MGQDYYAVLQLGRGATDADIKKAYRKLALKNHPLKCKEPWAPERFRQLAEAYDVLSDPMKKGIYDKFGEEGLKGGIPLEFGGENPWTVGYVFHNNPDKVFREFFGGDNPFAEFFAEDGSELIPPFGGLRGRGAMKQDPPIVRDLYLSLEDLFYGCTKKIKISRRVMNEDGQTSTVRDKILTIDVQPGWKQGTRITFEKEGDQGPNVIPADITFVVQEKLHPRFKRTDDNLTYVATIPLGKALVGCTVDVRTLDGRLLNIPINDIVDPKYCKVVPGEGMPLLQDPQRKGNLLIYFNICFPKKLTPDKKMLLRSALLS; encoded by the exons ATGGGGCAGGACTACTACGCCGTGCTGCAGCTGGGCCGCGGCGCCACGGACGCCGACATCAAGAAGGC CTATCGGAAACTGGCCTTGAAGAACCATCCTTTAAAATGCAAGGAGCCCTGGGCACCGGAGAGATTCAGGCAGCTGGCGGAGGCCTACGATGTGCTCAGCGACC CCATGAAGAAAGGCATCTACGACAAGTTTGGAGAAGAGGGTCTCAAAGGCGGCATCCCTTTGGAGTTTGGTGGCGAGAACCCCTGGACTGTTGGCTACGTGTTTCACAACAACCCTGACAAAGTCTTCAGGGAGTTCTTTGGAGGAGACAACCCCTTTGCAG AGTTCTTCGCTGAGGATGGCTCGGAGTTGATCCCGCCCTTCGGAGGGCTGCGAGGACGAGGAGCGATGAAGCAAGACCCCCCGATTGTGCGGGATCTCTACCTCTCCCTTGAAGACCTGTTCTACGGCTGCACCAAGAAGATTAAGATCTCGCGCCGG GTGATGAACGAAGATGGTCAAACAAGCACTGTCAGAGATAAGATCCTAACGATCGACGTGCAGCCGGGGTGGAAGCAGGGCACCAGGATCACCTTCGAGAAGGAAGGAGACCAG GGCCCAAACGTCATTCCGGCTGACATCACCTTCGTTGTCCAAGAGAAACTCCACCCGAGGTTTAAAAGAACCGATGACAACCTCACTTACGTCGCCACCATCCCCCTGGGAAAG GCGCTGGTCGGTTGCACGGTGGACGTGAGGACGCTGGATGGGAGGCTGCTGAACATCCCCATCAACGACATCGTGGA CCCCAAGTACTGCAAAGTGGTGCCAGGGGAGGGCATGCCACTGCTCCAGGACCCCCAGCGCAAGGGCAACCTCCTCATATATTTCAACATCTGCTTTCCCAAGAAGCTCACGCCAGACAAGAAAATGCTCTTAAGAAGTGCCCTCCTGTCCTAG
- the LOC135311598 gene encoding putative mitochondrial transporter UCP3 isoform X2: MVGLKPPEVPPTATMKFFSAGTAACIADLCTFPLDTAKVRLQIQGEVRIPRSSSTVEYRGVLGTLSTMVRTEGPRSLYSGLVAGLQRQMSFASIRIGLYDSVKQLYTPKGAESTGLTARVLAGCTTGAVAVTCAQPTDVVKVRFQANVALPDGARRYNGTVDAYRTIAREEGVRGLWRGALPNIARNAIVNCGELVTYDLIKDALLRAQLMTDNLPCHFVAAFGAGFCATVVASPVDVVKTRYMNAGPGQYRNVLSCFLGLLMQDGLAGFYKGFVPSFLRLGSWNVVMFISYEQLQRVAALARAAQS, from the exons ATGGTGGGTCTGAAGCCCCCCGAGGTGCCCCCAACAGCCACCATGAAGTTCTTCAGCGCGGGGACGGCCGCCTGCATCGCCGACCTCTGCACCTTCCCCCTGGACACCGCCAAAGTGCGGCTGCAG ATTCAGGGCGAGGTGCGGATCCCCCGGAGCAGCAGCACCGTGGAGTACCGGGGTGTTTTGGGGACGCTGAGCACCATGGTGAGGACGGAGGGACCCCGCAGCCTCTACAGCGGGCTGGTGGCCGGGCTGCAGCGGCAGATGAGCTTCGCCTCCATCCGCATCGGGCTGTACGACTCGGTGAAGCAACTCTACACCCCCAAGGGTGCCGAGA GCACAGGGCTGACGGCGCGGGTGCTGGCGGGCTGCACCACGGGGGCAGTGGCGGTGACGTGCGCCCAACCCACCGACGTGGTCAAGGTACGGTTCCAGGCCAACGTGGCGCTGCCGGACGGCGCCCGGCGGTACAACGGCACCGTGGATGCCTACCGCACCATTGCCAGGGAGGAGGGCGTCCGCGGGCTCTGGAGAG GGGCGCTGCCCAACATCGCCCGCAACGCCATCGTCAACTGCGGGGAACTCGTCACCTATGACCTCATCAAGGATGCGCTGCTGCGGGCGCAGCTGATGACAG ACAACCTCCCCTGCCACTTCGTAGCGGCCTTCGGGGCCGGCTTCTGCGCCACGGTGGTGGCGTCGCCGGTGGACGTGGTGAAGACGCGGTACATGAACGCCGGCCCCGGGCAGTACCGGAACGTGCTCAGCTGCTTCCTGGGCCTGCTCATGCAGGACGGCCTCGCCGGCTTCTACAAAGG GTTCGTCCCCTCGTTCCTGCGGCTCGGCTCCTGGAACGTGGTGATGTTCATCTCCTACGAGCAGCTGCAGCGCGTGGCGGCGCTGGCCCGGGCGGCCCAATcctga
- the LOC135311598 gene encoding putative mitochondrial transporter UCP3 isoform X1, whose protein sequence is MQHPGSTPFPSSPHHHATMVGLKPPEVPPTATMKFFSAGTAACIADLCTFPLDTAKVRLQIQGEVRIPRSSSTVEYRGVLGTLSTMVRTEGPRSLYSGLVAGLQRQMSFASIRIGLYDSVKQLYTPKGAESTGLTARVLAGCTTGAVAVTCAQPTDVVKVRFQANVALPDGARRYNGTVDAYRTIAREEGVRGLWRGALPNIARNAIVNCGELVTYDLIKDALLRAQLMTDNLPCHFVAAFGAGFCATVVASPVDVVKTRYMNAGPGQYRNVLSCFLGLLMQDGLAGFYKGFVPSFLRLGSWNVVMFISYEQLQRVAALARAAQS, encoded by the exons ATGCAGCATCCCGGCTCTACCCCCtttccttccagcccccaccaccaCGCCACGATGGTGGGTCTGAAGCCCCCCGAGGTGCCCCCAACAGCCACCATGAAGTTCTTCAGCGCGGGGACGGCCGCCTGCATCGCCGACCTCTGCACCTTCCCCCTGGACACCGCCAAAGTGCGGCTGCAG ATTCAGGGCGAGGTGCGGATCCCCCGGAGCAGCAGCACCGTGGAGTACCGGGGTGTTTTGGGGACGCTGAGCACCATGGTGAGGACGGAGGGACCCCGCAGCCTCTACAGCGGGCTGGTGGCCGGGCTGCAGCGGCAGATGAGCTTCGCCTCCATCCGCATCGGGCTGTACGACTCGGTGAAGCAACTCTACACCCCCAAGGGTGCCGAGA GCACAGGGCTGACGGCGCGGGTGCTGGCGGGCTGCACCACGGGGGCAGTGGCGGTGACGTGCGCCCAACCCACCGACGTGGTCAAGGTACGGTTCCAGGCCAACGTGGCGCTGCCGGACGGCGCCCGGCGGTACAACGGCACCGTGGATGCCTACCGCACCATTGCCAGGGAGGAGGGCGTCCGCGGGCTCTGGAGAG GGGCGCTGCCCAACATCGCCCGCAACGCCATCGTCAACTGCGGGGAACTCGTCACCTATGACCTCATCAAGGATGCGCTGCTGCGGGCGCAGCTGATGACAG ACAACCTCCCCTGCCACTTCGTAGCGGCCTTCGGGGCCGGCTTCTGCGCCACGGTGGTGGCGTCGCCGGTGGACGTGGTGAAGACGCGGTACATGAACGCCGGCCCCGGGCAGTACCGGAACGTGCTCAGCTGCTTCCTGGGCCTGCTCATGCAGGACGGCCTCGCCGGCTTCTACAAAGG GTTCGTCCCCTCGTTCCTGCGGCTCGGCTCCTGGAACGTGGTGATGTTCATCTCCTACGAGCAGCTGCAGCGCGTGGCGGCGCTGGCCCGGGCGGCCCAATcctga